In one window of Erythrolamprus reginae isolate rEryReg1 chromosome 1, rEryReg1.hap1, whole genome shotgun sequence DNA:
- the LOC139158542 gene encoding acyl-CoA (8-3)-desaturase-like, with protein sequence MPPQSGSSAGKPEIPRLFTWEEVGLRTGKGDFKEERWLVIDKKVYDVSQFYLRHPGGPRLIRHYSGQDATDAFGAFHKDEDLVKKYLNPLLIGELAPEQSSIKNEMLQKDFHELRATVKKMGLLKSRFTFFAFMFLHALILDIASWFIIWYFGKSWMPFLLGVAVFTVGQMQYSFLQHDLAHLSVFEKPKWNRVAHFVVLGILKGQPPSIWYHMHNQHHAKPNCYRKDPDLNTHPFLFSAGKKLSLQLGKKKRMYMPYQYQHNYFLLLAPFFYTIGVQLVCYRFLFTRKKWLELFTTVLYNCRVCLMFVPLMGFKRFMAYYWLVRYLESAWFIWVSQMSHVPMNIDYDQNLDWFSAQLAATCNVYESRFNDWFTGHLNFQIEHHLFPTMPRHNFYKAAPLVKSLCAKHNIKYECKPILTAFGDILRCLKESGEVWHNAYYNE encoded by the exons ATGCCTCCTCAGTCAGGAAGCAGTGCAGGAAAGCCAGAGATCCCACGGCTCTTCACCTGGGAGGAAGTGGGGCTCCGCACAGGCAAAGGAGACTTTAAAGAAGAGAGATGGCTGGTCATCGACAAAAAAGTTTATGATGTTAGTCAGTTCTATTTGCGGCATCCAGGTGGGCCTCGCCTCATCAGACACTATTCTGGACAAGATGCCACG GATGCCTTTGGAGCCTTCCACAAAGATGAGGATCTggtaaagaaatatttgaatCCCCTCCTAATTGGAGAGCTTGCCCCAGAACAATCAAGCATAAAAAAT GAAATGCTGCAAAAGGATTTTCATGAGCTGCGTGCAACAGTGAAGAAGATGGGGCTCTTGAAGTCAAGATTCACCTTTTTTGCTTTCATGTTTCTGCATGCTTTGATACTAGACATTGCATCTTGGTTTATTATCTGGTATTTTGGAAAATCCTGGATGCCTTTCCTCCTTGGTGTAGCAGTATTCACGGTTGGACAG ATGCAGTATAGCTTTCTCCAACATGATTTAGCCCATCTATCAGTCTTTGAAAAGCCCAAGTGGAACAGAGTAGCTCATTTCGTGGTGCTTGGCATTCTTAAG GGACAACCACCGAGCATATGGTACCATATGCATAACCAGCATCATGCAAAACCCAACTGCTACCGCAAGGACCCTGATCTCAACACCCACCCATTTCTTTTCAGTGCTGGGAAGAAACTTTCCTTGCAG cttggaaagaagaaaaggatgtATATGCCTTACCAGTACCAACACAATTATTTTCTCT tGCTTGCCCCATTTTTCTATACAATTGGTGTCCAACTGGTTTGCTATCGCTTTCTATTTACAAGAAAAAAATGGTTG GAGCTGTTTACCACTGTTTTATATAACTGCCGTGTCTGTCTCATGTTTGTTCCTTTAATGGGATTTAAGAGATTTATGGCTTACTACTGGTTAGTCAG GTACTTAGAATCTGCATGGTTTATCTGGGTCTCACAAATGAGCCACGTTCCAATGAATATTGACTATGATCAGAATTTAGATTGGTTCTCTGCCCAG CTCGCAGCAACATGTAATGTGTATGAATCTCGGTTCAATGACTGGTTCACTGGGCACTTGAATTTCCAGATTGAACATCA TCTTTTTCCAACCATGCCTCGACATAATTTTTACAAAGCAGCTCCCCTGGTGAAATCCTTGTGTGCCAAGCATAACATTAAGTATGAGTGCAAGCCGATACTCACTGCATTTGGAGATATATTGCG CTGCTTGAAGGAATCAGGAGAAGTCTGGCACAATGCCTATTACAACGAATAA